The DNA sequence GGGACACAATCAAGGCCACCGGCTTCTGGGGCGTCTTGGAAATTGTGACGGTTATTAATTTGGGATAATTAAATTTGAAGTGTCCTGTACTTCTACAGTAATGACATGTGGGCTGCACACTATATATACCTGGGAGTGCTGTGCTGCATGATCTCAGGCTGTCTCTGTCATGGGCTGGGTGGAGACTCATTACCAACAGGGCTAACACGCCCAAATTTATTATTGGAGCCACTATTGTAACGTAGGCTTCCAGACAAACTGGCGCTGGCCACACGTCACCAGCCTCACCAGACGTACCACCAATCCACCGTGGCACAGGCCGGTGCGCCTCTACCTGGTCATTTGGCCACATAGCTGCCTCCTTCAAGATCTTAAACCTCTTCTCACAGAACAGAGGTACTAATTCCTTCTTGGCTACATTAACAGACTGTTCCATTACCATGAGTTCCTTTAACTGACGGTAAGAGGTGGCCTGCTTGCTAGCAATCCACTTTTCAAATGTCTCCTCCAGATAGCGAGCACACTCAAGATATGAGTCAATgggccttttcttccttccacggAACTGCAGCATGTATGCCTCCGGCCGCAGCTCATAAGTTCTTAAGATATCTGCCTTAAACTCCTCATAATCCTTCCAAGGCCTTACCCTTCAACATACTGTCAACAAAGCCAACCCATCTCTCATGAAGCCAATCGAATTCTGAGGCCTTTTTCTCAAATCTCCTAAATCGTTCGGTTACCTTTTTTCTCATCAAACTCTAGTATCAACTTCAAACTCCTCACCATCTAGCTTTCTACTGTATCCTCCTTAACTCGTTCTCTTCAAGCCATGAGGTGAATTGACTTCAATTCTCCAACTCAAATATCCTATTCTTCTCTCAGCCTCTTCCCTCGCATACAttctcgccttctcctcctcctctgcctcaagtaatctcatttccttctccttctcggcTTCAGGCCTCTTAGCTTCCGTCTCGGCTTCAAGCCTCTTGGCTTCTCTAGCCTCCTCAGTCTTCAATCTCTTTTTCTCAGCTTTAGCTTCCAACTTGAGCTTTCTtaattctctccccttctcagcCTACGATCTCTTAGCTTTTCTAGCCTCCTCTAGCTCCATTCTCCTCATATCCAATTTGAATCTCAATTCCTCAGACATGCCTTCGGCCTGGGAGATGCCACCAACGCTGTGGGCAGGGCTAACACGTCTGTGGAAGCTGTGTGGGGGACTAGGTGTCCTCACACCGAATTGAGCCAAATATATACTGCCGCTTCCAGCAGAGGCAGGGGATTCAGGTCACCCTTGCTACCAGCCTTGCGCTCCATGGTTTATTCTAAACATgggcacacacaaaacaaagaaacaaataacaaacaacaaattGTCTTCCCCATATGGCAACGAAGCTCCCAGCTATCCTGGTGAGGTCGCCAACTTCTGTTATGACCAACATTTTTTGCCCCTTCACCAAGCTGCTGCACCTGGAGTAGCTTCACTGAGCCACCTCCTACATGGACTCAGCGCAGGGCTTAAATAtgggtgtacagggtcccttcTGACTCCTGCACCTTTCCAACGACTGTTGTAACTTCAGATCACACTAATTTTAGGtcgccagtctgttttacctacccacagacaagggaaatacttcAAACAGcacttaacacccacagctgcagaagaatcAACGGCCAAgtccaggaaaaaaaacagttaacacACAGTAACATGCATATGATCAAGGTATAAATACCCCATTGGGGTCCACCCACCGTGACAGTCCTGCCACTTCCCAACAGAGCGTTATAGCCTCAAGTTTCGTAGTatcgtttactgcctcctgggtGACAAGCCTTGTCAGGACCTAGGGAGGAAGTAAAGCTTACTATGTGGCTGAATACTTAGGTCCTCTGCAGCGGAACTGCATCAGCCCACAATAGCATTTAAGACAATCAGGGTTATTAACAAAAGACTTGTACACTTGTACAGCCGAAGAGTTACTTCCATGGGTGTAGTGTGTAATTCACAACTGCACTTCCTGGCAGACTATCATAGAGACTCCTTTTCTATATAAATGGTCCAGTGCATATGGTCAGTAATGACGCACTTATCCCCCGTAATGCAACTGACCCAGCTACTTAGTATCCTGCTTTAGTCTCCAATAAATGTTAAAGCACGTCTCAGTACGTCTGCTTCTTCCAACTACCAAGTAGTGACTACTGTGGGAAAGTGCTCTGACCGCCTTCCCATGCTGCTGCTAAAagtgggggaagggggatgggctgcaacacacacacatacagacgcGCGCCCACACCTGCTCCCCGCGCAGTCTCTATTTGAATAAAACGCTATTTAAAaaaattcttatatatatatatatatatatatatatatatatatatatatatatatatatatatatatatatatatatatatatatatatatatatatatatatatatatatatatatatatatatatatatatatatatatatatatatatatatattatagtgaAGCCCTTTGTCCCTGCTTCCATCTTAGGCAGGTAGAACAACTCTGCTGCATGATGGGAGATGGTCTGCTGTCATTTCTGTTGTGCCTCTCCTTCGACACCTTGTCACAAGGGGTAGATAGGAGCCAGGTAAAGTGAGAGCTTAATGTCGTTTGCTGGCTCTCATTATCATCGCAGGTGCTTGCTATCCTTGATGGATCTTGTAATCATCTCACAACTATTTTACAAGGAATAAGTAATTGCACGtacatgcacaaacacacatgtatatgcgtgcacatacatacatgcaataAATAGAggaacctaaacacacacacacacacacacacacacacacacacacacatatatatatatatatatatatatatatatatatatatatatatatatatatatatatatatatatatatatatatatatatatatatatatatatcaactcaCAACTATTTTACAAGGAATAAGTAATTGCACGtacatgcacaaacacacatgcaatAAATAGAggaatctacacacacacacacacacacacacacacacacacacacacacacacacatatatatatatatatatatatatatatatatatatatatatatatatatatatatatatatatatatatatatatatatatatatatatatatatactttcctttttctttttttctttttgtctcctttttcttttatataagagtggccgagggcaacaaaactatgagagaaatacaaaaaaggcccactaaagTGCTGGTCTCCAAAGCAAGGTCAAAAGCAGTCTTCAGAaactaaaggataagtgtcttgaaaactcccacttgaaagagttcaagtcaaagaaagaaggaaatacaggaaCAGACAGAGTATTCTAGAGTTTAGCAGAGAGgcaaatgactgagaatactggttaactctgtgctactttggcttgttatctacaagcAAAAGATATCTACACCATACTTTGATTTGATATCTTCAAGGAAAAAATATCTACACCGTACAAATTTTATTTTGGACTCATATCAACATAGTAAAACACAGCATgtatataaaataaagaagatgtacttgaaatattgaaaaatttttattttatttatgttttagcGATAAACAGCATACACCTCGGCTAAAATGTCTGCACAATCCAAAATCTAATTTGAATATCTACATAACAAATCACAAtattatatataacaaaaaatttaattGAACAGTAAAAATTTCTTAAACGTCTAATTAAATTGAAACAGTAAAACATTCTAAAATGACTAAAATGTCTAAAATGTTTATTAAAAATATTCTAGCGATAAACAACACGTACATCGGATAAAAATGCTAAATATAAGTCAGGAgtttcttttctcatcatccGCCAGCAGAAGTAGTCTACATCGGATTGAAGTGTTCTTTGATTGCagcttctattttattttttttttcaatatacaaATCTTCTTGTCAAGCCATGATCTTTCAGTTTCTTGTGTATGTGCTCCAGTGTTGGGATGACGTAATTTTGCTGATGATTTACGGAAAAATGACGAAAATTGAGTTGGTTTAAATTAGAGTAAGCTCTCCATTCGTCGGAATGGATTACTGAGCCTTCAGCGACTTCTCGCTGAATAATTGGCTGAAGTGTCTCATGATCTCTTCTTTCGACGTAAAAATATCGGCAATCTGACCCTTTCTTCAAACCGAACACCCAAACACCATCAATGCGCCTTCCATGGTTACGATTACTGTTCACTTCAGCTTCGCTGTCTATTGAATTTGGAGCCCTGTCTCCTTGCAACATTCGACTTCTATTGTATTTTCTACGTCCTGCAAAGCGTGCTTCATCAATTTGCACAGGCTTTTCTTCAGTGCCCACCATTTGACCACGAATCTGGACTGAAACAATCGCTATACAAACTTCTCTGCACTTGTTGAACCAATCGCATATTGCTTCAGTTCCTCTACCAGTTAAACTTTGAGCCAAATCATAAGAGAGGTCTCCTATGAAATAAAAGATCAATTCTAAAATTTGGCAAAGAGAGAGCTTGCAATTTAGTTTGTTATTTAAATCTGTGAAGTGAAAGAATACATTGCCTCTGTGTAATGAACGAAAAGTTTGACATCCACTGTTTTTGCAACGAAGAACGGGCATAAATTCGCcatttcgtcttcttttccgagcatccttcatctctccGCCACAATGATGACACGGTGAAACACATTGTTCTTCATCCAAAAGTTCATGTCTTCTTAAAAATCCCAGTGCTTTAGTTTCGTCACTGATTTCGGTGTAGAAGTCTTTGCGAGCATCTCGAGGGTTGTGGCAATGCCTGAAATATAAAGAAGGATTTACTAAGGTTAGtggaattaagaaaaataaataactggtcAATATTTGAAATCTAGGAAACAAAGTAGATTACAAGCAAATTAGAAATTAGGTAACAAACTATAGATAACATACCAAAGCTGTCTGGAATGATGTCTGTGGCGGAATGAAGTGTGCTGTTGCCACATGTACCTTGTTGGCTCGGGACTAGACATTCCACCCATGCTTCAGGCTCTTTAACCACATATTCTCTCGAACCAAGAgaagtgttttccttgtttttgtatCGTGTTGAAGCGGGATCGGAGCTTCGACACTTAAACAGACATTCCACTcgaaacacacattctctctaaATCAATTAAGAGaagtgttttccttgttcttgtacCACACATTCTCTCGAAACCAATTAAGAGaagtgttttccttgttcttgtatCGTGTTGATTGCAATATAAGGTGTAGATCGCATACCAAAGTAGATTCATGAAACGTAGATCGCAATGTAAGTACTCGTATAGATATCATACCAAAGTAGATCTATGACAtgtagataacaagccaaagtagcaccgttaactcttgcattagaattttggatagaatagggatgagagaaagaagaaagtcatgtaCAATGAGgtcgcaggaggaggggaggctgcatatgcagtcagcaagatcaggagagcagtttgcatgaaatagtggtagaagatagcaaaagatggaACAtagcagtgatgagagagaggctgaagatagtcagaggagaagagttgataagacgaaaagttttagattcaaccctgtctaaaagaacaaTATGAGTGGAACGAATCTGTGACTCATACTACATATATGGATGGAACAGGCCTTTTTAAGGAGTTAGCAActgagaggatgagaaaaactgacggaaactactcagaatgcctaacttcatagaatctgtttttagctaaagatgagaggTGAAGTtaccagtttagattataagcaaaggacaAAGAAGATCTTCAGTGTAGAAAAAAAGGGGACAGTtaaatgtcattgaagaaaaggggatagttatcttTATTTGGAGGGTTGTGTCAAGAGGCACCTCTGTATTGAGGATCCTGAAGAAggactggagcaataggacGAAATACAGATATGAAGTTATGaacggaggagcccaatggagaagacagggagacagcataagcagaaggattagaggttaggaaaagatcaagaatgttgggcttatctccaagatggtTAGGAAtgcaagtagggtgttgcaacaATTGGTCAAGGTCATGGAAGACAGCAAATTTAAAGCttagtttaccaggatggtcagcgAAGACAGAGAAAAGCCAAGGTTAGTGAAGTcctcaagaatggagatctctgcaaatgGAAAGggagttagaatgtgctccactttggaaattaagtaatcaaagaattttttatagtcagtggagttaggtgagaggcatacaacacagataaatttagttagagagtgactctgtagtcttagccagatagtggaaaattcggaagattaaAAATTGTGGGCACGATAGCAGGTTAAGCCATTGGGCATGTAGACACAACATCCATCTtttgattgaaaatgaggatagataaagtaggagggaacaaaaaaagggGCTGTTGTCAGCTGCCTgagacacctgtgttttagtgaggaaaagatgaggtttactaaGGGAAAGGTGTTGTTCTACAGatagaaaattagatctaagtatgcgaatgctgcagaagttaatgaagaaagagttgaGGGGATGTCAAGGCACTtaaggtcagaagagcagtctgacttGGTGACATTTTTAGTCCCCTACACAGACTAtaagactccgaggctggtggaGGAGTCGCCATATTGAATATTGGCTGTTGACTTAAGAGTGTGCGtataattaggtgcatgtagttttgtgtgaaggaagggagttgtctttagagggcagactgtgactgcaCCCTTGTGTTGtcaaacacaaagggaaacgttcagtgaagtaACAGCTAGTTATTGATAGGTTCACAGTACCACCTCATCCAATGTGTGAGTCCTCACTGTGTCAGATTAAAAGcaaatatatacattataaGAATATTCTCTTATATTCAGAATTTACGTTTTGATTCgtcttcaatttctttctttttttttttttttttttttttacaatgctCAGATAAGTTTTGTATAGTTTTTATTGTAACCTTCTTTCTGTGCTCTGATACTTGTTCTCTATAACCTGTGTGCCACTCCGTGCAGGGTTATTTGTGATCCAGGGCGTGTCCAGCTGCCGCGACGGTGACGGATACTGCATGCTTGGCGCCAACTGCTCCGTGGATGTGGACTTCCTTCCAGACGACGAAGGCGGCAACTGTGCAGGGCTGCGAGAGGCCTTCACGCCGAAGATAGATTTCTcgtgctgcaggtgtgtgtgtgtgtgtgtgtgtgtgtgtgtgtgtgtggagtgggtAATACTTCGAGCTTTTAGTAGTTGTGAATACGTAGTACCTAAAACTCAATGGTTGATATTTTTCTTGAGATGTTATATCAAATCATTTTTGTGGCACAGCGAACTGCTGTGGATATCAGGCACAGTATTTGTTGGGTGAGCcagtaataaacagataaagatttagagggaatgaaaagagcatgaataataaataatcatGCTTTTCTTTAACAAACGGGGACCAGTCTTCATGGTAAGCAAGAAATTGATAAGTTGTGTAACTGATATTTCCCACAAATTGTGAAGACCTGtctaaaattaatgaaaaaaaaaaaatagtagttcATATGTATATAATCTAACTTTGTGgaattgataaagaaaagaagattcatACTGGATATCTCATGAGGAAAGTCACATATTCACAATAATGAAAGATCAAGCCATTTTGATTTGGAAACATACTATAGTCAAATGCTTTTAATGCCATGATTTAGACGCAGCAGAACATTTAAATATGGACGTCAGGGACTATAACGATACACCGCATTCTTGAATATCATTTTATCTTTACTTAAGGAAATCTTGATGTGTAATCACATCATCATCTATTAGAAATTAAGTactaaagaggaaataaaaagtaacaCCCTCAGGATGGTAATGCCCACCATTGcagttctctttccttcctaactCCCTGTCGCTAACTTCTAGCATGTTCATATTTGAATGTCCTATAACTTCTAAGCCGTGGAGTCAACAGCCATAGAATACTTCGGACTTAGAATGACTTTACCTTTCATTTCTGTGAGTATGTAAATTTCCTCACGTGACATCCTATATATGATATAAAGTAAGTATTTGAGCagatttttcatgtttttcagaTATAACCCCTTAGGTAAGGAGACAAGTGAGGCCCCAACAACTACACTTTCCTCTGTCACAGTCACTGATGTCTTCTCTCTCATAGACGAAGAGGTCCTACAGCAgatccagcagcagcagcaagaggtgggtgggttggtgagtgggtgggtggaggggttTTTTGGTGCAAATTCGTCTGCTCAGTATGCCTCTCATCTAATTCCTTTAACAATAACTATTTAATTTTCAAAGAGACATTCTGATTCGCTTCTTTTCGCAGGGATTTCCTCTGgtggagacttcaatgctcaCCACCAACTttagctttcctttccctttcctagccaacctggtgaactagccattaactttgctattctccacgacctaCAACAATTAGAACAGCACTCTGCTCATATTTTTTCACTGTCTACGCTGAACATACTCGTACTTGACTTCTGCTTATACTGCTACTCTGTCTTCTCTACTGGGCTCCTCTCATTCCAGCCGCATACCTGCATCGTGCCCTATCGCTCAAATTCCTCCACAGGATCCCCCAGAGTGGAAgtgtttttggcgttttgcttgTACCAATTGGAAGGAGATTCtatgaaatgactactgctttcgtggcagagatccgtgtgtgtgtgtgtgtgtgtgtgtatatacatacatatatatatatatatatatatatatatatatatatatatatatatatatatatatatatatatatatatatatatatatatatatagttatgacCACAGATCTtgcccctctcacagctgcctgTATCTTCGTGAGCCTCCCTAAGTTGCCATCTACGTAACTTAGTGTGGGGTCCAGTTATGGGTCACATCTCTGTCTGATCTCTTGCACCCTTTACACAAACTGTTATAACACCAGGTTCTGTTCCCTTTTGGTCATTACCTGGGATCAGCCTCCCTATCCTGCCACTTACACAGTGTAGTGCAGAACTAAGATTCACCTCCACAGGATCCTTCTGGCCTCCTGTGCTGAGCTACACAAATGAGGTCGTCAGCCTGTTTCGTCCACCTACAGGCAAGGGAATATTATTACTGCCAAATCGCTTAAATCGCTGAGAAAGAATCGCCAGCCACGTTCTAGGAAAGAATtacgacaaaaagaaaataaggaatataATGTTCTACAGAATACCGCCCTCACAAACAACAAGACAATATCCTCCCACTTTATTTCTCTCTGCTGTGCAATATTATATTCAACTTCCCAGGAGACAGGCCCTACACCTCTTCACAGAAACGACACGGCCCGGGACCTTTCGTGGCAGGACTCTGTGGCGACAATTTCTCCTTGCTCGGCCGCTCGTCCTCCTCCAGCCACAGCATCACTGGGACAAGGTCAGGGTCTGCTTGCTGCGCGTCCCTCCACCACTGGCTGGCCTCGCTGGGTCCACCTCCCACACGCAGGCGGTAGCAGGTAACAACTTCACGCCTGGAGCAGTGCAAGCACCCCGGCTCATAAAGTCGACGGCTCAGGCAGTCCGCGTTGCCATGAATCCGCCCCGGTCGATGCACCGTACACGGTAGTGTACTCCTCCAGGTAGCCCAACCATCTCGACAGTTGTCCTTCCTGGTCCTTTAGAGTTATCAGCCACCGGAGAGCAGCGTGATCGATCCGAATGACAAACTCAGCCCCGTAGAGGTAGAAGTGCAAGTGGGCCAGACTCCGCACTACTGCCAATAACTCCTTCCTGTTTACACTGTAGTTTCGTTCTAGCTTGCTGAACTTAGCACAGTAGTAAGCCAGGAcgtactccttcccttccttca is a window from the Scylla paramamosain isolate STU-SP2022 chromosome 11, ASM3559412v1, whole genome shotgun sequence genome containing:
- the LOC135104666 gene encoding uncharacterized protein LOC135104666, producing MSSPEPTRYMWQQHTSFRHRHHSRQLWHCHNPRDARKDFYTEISDETKALGFLRRHELLDEEQCVSPCHHCGGEMKDARKRRRNGEFMPVLRCKNSGCQTFRSLHRGNVFFHFTDLNNKLNCKLSLCQILELIFYFIGDLSYDLAQSLTGRGTEAICDWFNKCREVCIAIVSVQIRGQMVGTEEKPVQIDEARFAGRRKYNRSRMLQGDRAPNSIDSEAEVNSNRNHGRRIDGVWVFGLKKGSDCRYFYVERRDHETLQPIIQREVAEGSVIHSDEWRAYSNLNQLNFRHFSVNHQQNYVIPTLEHIHKKLKDHGLTRRFVY